GGCGCAAGTCACCAGCTGTGGTGCCCCTATTCTCTGATGGTCAATATCCATGATgtatatttaattaatatttaacaaATATTACAATGAAATCCAACACGATAAAGTGGAGGGAGACCCACCTATGCTGGTGGGTGTGGCAGATCCATTGTCAGGCTCCGCCTTCACAGGAACTTCACAGGAAGGGGCAGGCGTTAGGGGAGAGACGGTCTCTTCCTTGACGTCCAGCTCCGTGCTGGACTGTGAGTGGAGGATAGAGCTGCCCTTCAGGGCCCTGGCCTATCAGGCGAAGGAGAGTGACTTCAGCATCAAATGAGACCCTGCGGCGCCCCCTGCCTGTCCTCCCTGGACCCTCCATGTGACCTGTCACCTGATTCAGCTCCGCCTGGGCCTCCCTCAGTCTCAGCTTGTACTTCAGCACCTCACCCTTCATCTGCTGGTTGTGCGTCTGCAAGGTGCTGATCAGGTGACGCATCTCCCTGTTAATGGGCCCTGAGAAGAACAGTGAGGCAAATCGTACGCTGATGGCCCCGCGCGACACGCCATTACACTCTCACTCAAGCATCTCGATGGCATCGCATAAGCAGTTTAAGCGAATCACGTCCCTTTGGACGCGCCCTCCCCGCCCACCGGCTCCCTACCTGCTTGCTCATTGGCCGCCAAGGTCTGCTCGAACTCGATCCTCAGCATCTCGTACTCCTTGCGCACCTGAGCCAACGTGTCCTCCAGCTGGATCACCTCAGTGCGAACCTTCCTCTGGAGAGAGACTTCGTCATTCTGCAACAATGAGTAACAATCtcacggtaaaaaaaaaaaaagcatcagaGCTAAAGACTAAATAATAAATACTAAAATAATGGAGAAGATCGAACTGGATAATGAACCATTTTCCATATAGGAGGACACGGGATTCCATCAGCTCTGTCTCAGCTTAGTAGTAGGGCTGCCACTTTCAGTCACAAGAAATAACACCCCCACATCGCCCACTGGTTCGCAACAGGACGcagcattttattttactaTATGGGATGATCCAGTAAAATACGGGAAAGATGGCAACTCTACTAAGAAGAGGCCTCAAAGTACTGACCGGCGAGATATTTTTAATACGGCCCAAATATGGCAAGTTTTCAATTCTTTATCATCGACCTTTTGTTTTCCGCAGAATAAACGTAACGTACGACGTAATGTTATTCTGCTAAGTTTCAGGGCTGGCACCTCATGCCCACCCCCCAGCTGGGCAGGTAGCTTAGAGGTAAGCTGGTATCGGTGTTGCGGAAATTGGACGAAAATATATCGGTGAACGGTAACAGTGCATCGCTAACATAGCGATACATTTGTATTCAAAACCTATGCGGATATTAAAAACATCGAGTTTCCTGCAAAAGGCAGGAAACTTAGCATAGATGCTTGTTCTACATAAACCACTGTAAACAGTCTGCACTACACTACGGCAGAGACATACACTCAACAGTACCTCCATGTGGTCTAACTGCCTGAGCCGGGCCGTTCTGGTGGTGCCGAGCCTGGCTCGAGTCTCGTCAAGCTGGGCCTTCAGAACCAGGGACTCGTTGTAGAGGACAGAGAACTGGGATTGCAGGCAGCGGTATTCGGAGGTTTCCCTCACTACCCCCTCGGCACGGCAGCAGAGCTCCACCTGGGACAAATGTCAATAACGCTTTGAAAGACGGTGTTTTCCAAAAACCTTGTTTACTTCTATAGTGACATACGTTTGCAAGGAAAAGCAACTGAAAGCGGTGCGATGTGGAGACCTCACCCTCATGTTGTTGTTCTCCTGGTAAACGTTCTGCAGGTCCTGCTGGAGCTTCTGCAGCTCGCTGAGTCTGTTCTCTGCCAGCTCCCTGTTCTCCTCCAACTCGCTGTTCATCTCCTCAAACTGCGAGGAAGAATAAAGATCACGGACAGAAACGGGGAAACGCGAGCGGAAAGCCGGCAGGGGCTCCGCGATGCCGCGACCTCAGAGTTCCTTACCTTCCGCTTGTTGATGGTGATGGTCCCACAAACACTGCTGGCTTCCCCGCACACCTTGTAGCCTTTACTGTTCACCTGCAGGCAGAGACCATGACCAAGCAGGAAGAGCCGGGTACACGTCCCCAGACACACAAGGACCGACGGTGCCGACATACCCTCTCCAACACCTCCCCAAGATGGGCGTTGAGCCGGTTTTCCCGTCGCCGGATCTTCTCCATGTCCCACTGCAGGTCCTCGATCAGAACCTGGAGCTCGCTGATCCGACTGTCGGCCCGCGTCACGGCCCGGCCCAAAGTCCGAGACTGAGACAGAGACCGACGAGCTCAAATTCCACCCAGCATCCTTACAATTACAGTAATTCCACTTCACCGCTGTAAGGTTGTTGAAGCGATTTTACTACAACGGAAGTTCACATGCCGTCAAGTTttaacctggtaaatataattaCCTCACTGGTCATATGACTGTGCCTTTGTTGTAGCTCCTCCGTCACCTGACACAGACGTTCGTTTTCATTGACCAGCAGACCGTTTAGCTGGGAAACAATTTCCGAGATACTGCCCTCTGTCAACACAGGCAGAGGAACGAGGACGATCACACTGTGCGTTTTATATGCAAATATTAATTACACATCAGTGTTATAATAAATGGCCATAGCAAAGCAAGTTTTCAAACACTGGAAAATGACGGATACACCCAcagatatacagtatatatatatatatatatatagtgcaagtcttaggcagtcaaagaaaatgtctaAAGCTATTCATCTTAACATAAGTGAATATTTGTCTGAAGTAAAAACGCAATTCAACATTAGGTGGGGTGGAATTTGTACTGGCAGAGCTCCTGAATCAATATCCTGCTAATGTTTGTTTGCTGATTCGACATGTATcacaatttttattttaagtttTTGCTGAACTGCAGTTCAGCTCTACATCTGAAGCAAAATCACGTGCTGTCATGGGGCACGCATTCATCGTGCGCCATTCAGTTACATCGGATTTGGTTGAGGACACACAATGAAACCATGGGTCCCtccacccctcaaggcacaaggaagacgcatctcggctcttctctgtcctggcacctagttggtggaatgaactcccccttgatgtccgaacagctgaatccttgactgtcttcaagcgacaactgaaaacattcctttttcagaaatacctgaagtagtttgtctgtattcttactcagctcttctccttgtgtgtgtgtataaaaaattttttttttgcactttctcatcagagtattcagatagatggtattcatagccttattgagctagtatcggaaaaattcatcgcagagtctcaaagcacttatgtaagtcgccctggctaagggcgtctgccaaatactgtaaatgtaaatgaaacaaATTTGTTTCTTGAAATGGGCAAAACTTGACAAGTTACTTAAAAAATTAACAAGTAGATGTTCAACACTGAAAACCCCCCATGACACTTACATTAGTAGTTTGGGTACATTTTGTTTCCCAAAATATCACACAAacaccagagagagagagcagtagATGAGAACAACACCGTCTGCCGGTTCTGTTATATGTATGGTGCACTGGATGGTTACGGCACATAGTGgaatgactttaggagaggttttgaaatctcTAAGCAGACACATTTTAACAGACAATCTCATAGTTCTACAAcatgaaaatcatttaaaatcatCTTTGGATTGCCTAAGATTTTGGCAAAGTACTGCATATTTGCAAGTGATCAAGTATTCCTATTACCTATTTATGTACTAATTAATGTTTCCCCTTTTACATTTTTAGCATATCAAGGAAGGCATGAAGCCATTCTCTGAAGGCCATGACCCCCCCCTCCGTGCTTCCTCACCTGCCCCCGCATCTTGATTCTTTTCCATTAAGTCGACGGTGCCCTTAAGGCTCTCGTAGATCTCGACCACCCGACCAACCAGTTGCAGGCTCAGCTGCAGCCGCTCCTGTAGCTCCGCCTCCATCTCCTCGCTGGTGCTGCTGGCCAGAGTGGCGAGGAAGGAAGGGGCCGTTTCCCcttggtgccctgtgacggtCAGTGCAGGACACATTGTTGGCATTGTCTCACGTGGAGTCACGCCTGATCGCATTCACGATCCATTAAGATCCGTAGTAACTATTATAAGGTCGTCTCCAGGTTACGAAAGAGATCCGTTGCCAAATTCGTAGTTAACTCAGAAAAATTCTAATACAATATAGAATTATAATcattattaaacagtaataataaaagtaactaaaTACCGGAATGTACCTTGATCTGAAGCACTACCGAAGCTGTACAATGTTTTCTTGAGCATCACAGAGTGGTTCATGCGTTCATTATATTTAACCCGAATTTTTAATTTCTGCTTTACAGCAGTCAATTTGTAAGTACGAGTTTTCTGTAAGTCGGGGGTTCTTAATCTGGGCACTGCCTGTACACTGATCGAGAGACCCCTGTAAGCAGATTAAGGGGGTGTATCGCTTAGTGTAATGGGTGCAGGAGAAAGGGCAGTACTGGCAGCTGTGTAATGACCCGCTGTCCATGTCTAACTAGTAAGACAGTATGTATGCAGTAATATACACGTGACGGACAGCTACACTATTGCAATATGGCCAAACAGACTGTTCACATGTAGGCAGAGACCATGTGCGAGCTGGAAGAGCCCGAAATGAGAATCCAAGGCAACACAAAGTTGTAATACATCATGCTGTCGATAATATTCTGCCATTATCGGAgacggctctcatccaatgacAAAGCAGAATAAAAACCTAAGTTGCTAATATTGGGAGAATATTCTCATCCTCGTTTAAGTGTATTGACTGGACGATGCATATACACACAAAACGAGTCTTTCTTGCCATATTTCGAAGCCACACTTCACATCCCTGGATTGATGGCCACACTCCGCATCTTACCTCGGTCTCTGACCCTCTCCTGGTTGGAGTCCCCATCTGGCTCTGGGGTCTCCGGCTTGAGGCTCCGCCCTTCTGCGGACGGCTGCTCTGCAGGCTCACTTCCTGATTGGTCATAGTGCCGGCCAATAAGACGCACATTTTCATCGAACTGTGGACAGAGGTACAAGAAGGCTGAGTGAATAGCTGGGAAGGCTACAGTGTTGGTCACATTCACTTTCCGTTCAGCCGGGATTACCTGGCTCCAGTACCGGTTCAGGATTAGCAGACTGGCATCATCGGTGGCCTGCCGTGTTTCCAGTCTCTCTGCTCTCTCCCTCAATTCATCCTCTATTACCTGAACACCAAAATAAATAACGAATAAACCAAAATTCATCATAGCGGGGAACTGATTCATTCATCCTGCTCAGATTATGCAGCTGGCAGTTAGAGAAGCATTCTTGTGAATGAAAGGTGGTTGGATCAAATCCCCGAGCAGCATGGCACCaccgaggtaccctgagcaaggcacTGCTCCCACGATCCCGCTCCCAGACATTCATAAACAGTctaaactccatccatccattagcatccatccatccatgcattagcatcagggtcacagtgagtgggggacaccctggatgggatcagTGACATATtaagcagtggtggcttaatggttcgGAAAGTGAATTTGTgagtggaaggttgctggttcgaatcccgacTGTGCCCAactactgaattagctgccccctgctatgtcacaatgtCATATACagtttaaatgcagaggacacatttcatagtTGTGCACTacgtgctgtggtgtgtcaacaaagaCAATTAAGCACTTCCACTTTTAACTTCTATTAAATCActtaaaaatgcatcaaaaCGTTTTATTACAAGTAATATTCTACCTTATTTTTTCGTAACGTCCCcgtgaaaatgcattaaaatgagTTATTAACAAACTGATTCTTGCAAGTCTCACCTACAGCAGAATCTAGTTCGTAAGTGAACACAGCAGTATGGTACGAGAAATGAcatcaaaatacaaaaaacacgGGACAGAAATCAAGGCGTTGCGTAGGAATATCTTATTCACTGAAGAACTGAATACCTCGTCAGAGCTAATAATAAAAACGAACATTAAAGCTGATGAAAAAACATGATGTTTAGAGCAAAAGTGACCTTTTATTAAACTGATATTTCACTAAATTACggaaccttaaaaaaaaaaaaaaggttagcGCTGAAGGAGGTGAAACCGTGCTCCAGTAAGGTGCGATTTCGATATAAAGAAGCTGAAAACAAATTCCTGACTGCCCTAGAACACATTCACGTGGAGATCGCAAATGTACCCAACACATGTTAAACTAAAGAGCATGACAGAAGTACCTGTCGTTGATCGAGAGCTTCCCCCAATTTTCGGTTCTTCACCTGAAGAGCTTTAATGTCCTGCTCCTCCTGTTAAAACAATCGAAAGAGAATTTAGGAGCAAAATTTGGTTTAAACTTTCTAGCTAATTTGTCTGCCTTTTTTTACTATTTAAAATTGAGTTCATCTGAAGCACTGCCACCAGCAGTCATGTTTGCAATCCGGCAAAAGGAGCTTTCAGAAAATACTTGTATATAGTATAATAAGACCCATTCA
The sequence above is a segment of the Brienomyrus brachyistius isolate T26 chromosome 12, BBRACH_0.4, whole genome shotgun sequence genome. Coding sequences within it:
- the rnf20 gene encoding E3 ubiquitin-protein ligase BRE1A; this translates as MSGQKRSYDPCSSSSSSGPPEKRREREAGDDGAGVGAGGGSTAVETVIKLGGVSNLEEQDIKALQVKNRKLGEALDQRQVIEDELRERAERLETRQATDDASLLILNRYWSQFDENVRLIGRHYDQSGSEPAEQPSAEGRSLKPETPEPDGDSNQERVRDRGHQGETAPSFLATLASSTSEEMEAELQERLQLSLQLVGRVVEIYESLKGTVDLMEKNQDAGAEGSISEIVSQLNGLLVNENERLCQVTEELQQRHSHMTSESRTLGRAVTRADSRISELQVLIEDLQWDMEKIRRRENRLNAHLGEVLERVNSKGYKVCGEASSVCGTITINKRKFEEMNSELEENRELAENRLSELQKLQQDLQNVYQENNNMRVELCCRAEGVVRETSEYRCLQSQFSVLYNESLVLKAQLDETRARLGTTRTARLRQLDHMENDEVSLQRKVRTEVIQLEDTLAQVRKEYEMLRIEFEQTLAANEQAGPINREMRHLISTLQTHNQQMKGEVLKYKLRLREAQAELNQARALKGSSILHSQSSTELDVKEETVSPLTPAPSCEVPVKAEPDNGSATPTSIGPTVKTEPGADGEGTIKEEEKEKEKEREREREREREREREKAARGGPGGPVKEERERPSTSSQSEDGLAERCAVIGGPKRKEMEQLKIVRAELKKAQESQKEMKLLLDMYRSAPKEQRDKVQLMAAEKKAKSEAEELKQRLRELEERERREGKKMADEEALRKIHLVEEQIDILNKKLSLAKQEEDALLSEMDVTGQAFEDMQEQNIRLMQQLREKDDANFKLMSERIKSNQIHKLLKEEKEELADQLLTLKTQVDAQLQVVRKLEEKERLLQGTISAAERELALRTQALEMNKRKAQESALLSEEIRTQLDSVQQRLNGVREEVIENSISREKESFNARRAQEDISKLRRKLEKAKKPTENISNCDEILNQEINEYKARLTCPCCNSRVKDAVLTKCFHVFCFECVKTRYDTRQRKCPKCNAAFGANDFHRIYIG